One window of the Marinifilum sp. JC120 genome contains the following:
- a CDS encoding DUF2325 domain-containing protein has translation MCAALIGGMDRLKRDYIVSAKKKGVKLKVFTGKENKVSSKLGNADHVIIFTNQISHAAKKDIVKYTKAKQIPLHMFHSCGVSTLKNCLENL, from the coding sequence ATGTGTGCAGCTCTCATAGGCGGAATGGACAGACTTAAGCGAGATTACATTGTTTCAGCCAAGAAAAAAGGCGTTAAACTCAAAGTGTTCACCGGAAAAGAAAATAAGGTATCTTCAAAACTTGGCAACGCAGACCACGTAATCATCTTTACTAACCAGATTTCCCATGCAGCCAAAAAAGACATCGTAAAATACACCAAAGCCAAGCAGATCCCCCTGCATATGTTCCACTCATGCGGTGTTTCCACCCTCAAAAACTGCCTCGAAAACCTTTAG
- a CDS encoding deoxyribonuclease IV, giving the protein MYIGAHMPIIGGVDKAVERIMSVGGTALQIFTRNQRQWKVKPLEDKVVENFKKLRAEWGNYPVSVHDSYLINLASPKPDSVDKSVKAFAQELRRTETLGIEYLVTHPGSHLGSGKVEALERYVANLDQAIALSETEEVKVLIENTAGQGTNLGSRFGELATILEDSGYTSRMGVCFDTCHAFAAGYDLRTAESCAEVFERFDELIGLDFIRFFHLNDSKQELGSNKDRHEHIGKGNIGLEGFRYIINDSRFSTVPKVIETPKEDDPDFKFDKMNIELLRSLHS; this is encoded by the coding sequence ATGTATATAGGTGCCCATATGCCCATAATCGGTGGTGTGGACAAGGCCGTGGAGAGGATCATGTCTGTGGGTGGAACCGCTCTCCAGATATTTACCCGCAACCAACGTCAGTGGAAGGTGAAACCGCTTGAAGATAAGGTCGTAGAAAATTTTAAGAAACTCAGGGCAGAGTGGGGCAATTATCCCGTCAGTGTCCATGATTCCTATCTCATTAATCTTGCTTCTCCTAAACCTGACAGTGTGGATAAATCAGTAAAGGCTTTTGCTCAGGAACTGCGCCGAACTGAGACTCTGGGTATTGAATATTTGGTGACTCATCCCGGTTCTCACCTCGGTTCAGGCAAGGTGGAAGCCCTTGAACGATACGTAGCAAATCTTGATCAGGCCATTGCCCTTTCGGAAACTGAGGAGGTGAAGGTACTTATTGAGAATACTGCCGGGCAGGGGACAAATTTAGGTAGCAGGTTCGGTGAGCTGGCTACAATTCTGGAAGATTCCGGTTACACTTCGCGTATGGGAGTATGTTTTGATACCTGCCATGCTTTTGCCGCCGGATACGACCTGCGTACCGCTGAATCATGTGCAGAGGTTTTTGAGCGTTTTGACGAGTTGATCGGTCTTGATTTCATCCGTTTTTTTCATCTTAATGACAGCAAACAGGAGTTGGGTTCCAATAAAGACCGTCACGAGCACATCGGGAAGGGAAATATAGGTCTCGAGGGGTTCAGATATATTATTAACGATTCCCGTTTTTCCACTGTACCCAAGGTAATTGAGACCCCGAAAGAAGATGATCCGGATTTCAAATTTGATAAAATGAATATTGAACTTTTGCGCTCCCTGCACAGTTAG
- a CDS encoding GAK system CofD-like protein, with amino-acid sequence MKKEHPGIVFFSGGTALNGLASELAKVNPECAYIITTFDSGGSSAALREVFDMPAVGDVRNRLLALADTDSPDKARIVELLGTRLPRYADRTALNGQLSHLANGSHSLMDGFSEIVRKILADRFALFIELAGDKFDPVNASLGNVLLAAGFMAHQRILAPPIAQLSHLIGVRGIVRASTVDNGHLAVRLVNGEILAGQHLFTGKEVDPISSPIDGMWICSGVDDPWPRPVHASSLAINLVHGADLIVYPMGSFYSSTLAALSPQGLGEAVSQNPCSKIFIPNMGFDPELIGHNINLQVDRLLEILRMDNSAYISSEAVLNYVLIDSENGTYQEKPDISALEKLPLKVIDRRLVSDESDGLIDSRLLASVLMELVGQKSDIRK; translated from the coding sequence GTGAAGAAAGAGCATCCGGGAATTGTTTTTTTTAGCGGGGGGACGGCCCTTAACGGTTTGGCCTCTGAACTTGCAAAAGTAAACCCCGAATGTGCCTATATTATAACCACTTTTGACTCCGGAGGCAGTTCCGCTGCCTTGCGGGAAGTATTCGACATGCCAGCGGTGGGGGATGTTCGCAATCGCTTGCTTGCTCTGGCGGATACGGACAGCCCGGATAAAGCAAGAATTGTTGAATTGCTCGGAACCCGCCTTCCTCGTTATGCAGACAGAACAGCTCTTAACGGACAGCTTTCGCATCTCGCCAATGGTTCTCATTCCCTCATGGACGGTTTTTCTGAAATTGTTCGCAAAATACTTGCAGACCGCTTTGCTCTTTTTATCGAACTTGCAGGAGACAAGTTTGATCCGGTTAATGCCAGTCTCGGCAATGTCCTGCTTGCGGCTGGATTCATGGCCCACCAGCGGATATTGGCTCCGCCTATCGCTCAGCTTTCTCATCTTATAGGTGTCCGGGGGATTGTCCGGGCTTCTACCGTTGATAATGGGCATCTGGCTGTGCGGCTGGTGAACGGGGAAATTTTGGCCGGGCAGCATCTGTTTACAGGCAAGGAAGTTGATCCGATATCCTCACCCATTGACGGTATGTGGATCTGTTCCGGGGTGGATGACCCATGGCCGCGTCCTGTGCATGCTTCATCGCTGGCAATAAATCTGGTTCATGGTGCGGATTTGATTGTTTACCCTATGGGGAGTTTCTATTCCAGCACGCTGGCCGCCCTGTCTCCGCAAGGGTTGGGAGAGGCTGTTTCTCAGAATCCCTGCTCGAAAATTTTCATCCCCAATATGGGCTTTGACCCGGAACTGATCGGGCATAATATTAATTTGCAGGTGGATAGGCTGCTTGAAATTTTGCGTATGGATAATTCCGCATATATCAGTTCGGAAGCAGTGCTAAATTATGTTCTCATTGATTCTGAAAACGGTACCTATCAGGAAAAGCCGGATATTTCTGCTTTGGAAAAACTTCCTTTGAAAGTAATTGACCGCAGGCTTGTTTCAGATGAATCTGATGGTCTGATTGATTCGCGACTGCTGGCTTCGGTTCTTATGGAGTTGGTGGGGCAAAAAAGTGATATCAGGAAATAA
- a CDS encoding GNAT family N-acetyltransferase — MTDILDGLEISWIPSITEVDRDEWDRLAKGLNFPFLEWDWLRLIEQSRSATPESGWLTAHLLVRYEGRLVGAAPLFVRDQSEGEFIFDRVWAEVAQKGGMAYYPKIVGMSPYTPASGYRFMIAPDISAQRVTGLICQTLDRFCSINGLGSCAFNFVDPDWAVEMEAYGYAAWKHQGYVWLNNDYRNFDHWLDTLNSNRRKTVRRERKALHRDNVRVQTLTGYEIPDRYFDLMYHCYESTNDKFGVWSCKYLTPDFFEGLKQNMRENLMFTVALRGNDPDPLALSMFVFSGDQLWGRYWGCFEEVRFLHFELCYYAPIEWAVSNGINNYDPGMGGEHKARRGFFSTPSYSLHKFTDPSMDLTFKTYIQEVNNLENGYISEMNDLMPVGRMDMGKDSN; from the coding sequence ATGACTGATATATTGGATGGACTTGAAATTTCATGGATTCCTTCAATCACCGAAGTTGACCGGGATGAGTGGGATCGGCTTGCCAAGGGATTAAATTTTCCTTTCCTTGAGTGGGATTGGCTGCGCCTTATTGAGCAGAGCCGGAGCGCAACTCCTGAAAGCGGTTGGCTAACGGCTCATCTGCTTGTGCGTTACGAGGGACGGCTTGTGGGAGCTGCTCCTCTATTTGTCCGCGATCAGAGTGAAGGGGAGTTTATTTTTGACCGGGTCTGGGCTGAAGTGGCTCAGAAAGGGGGCATGGCCTATTATCCTAAGATTGTGGGTATGAGTCCCTATACCCCGGCATCCGGTTATCGGTTTATGATTGCCCCGGATATTTCAGCTCAAAGGGTTACCGGCTTGATCTGCCAGACTCTTGACCGCTTTTGCTCTATTAACGGTCTGGGTAGTTGTGCTTTTAATTTTGTGGACCCTGATTGGGCTGTTGAAATGGAAGCTTACGGATACGCTGCATGGAAGCATCAGGGATATGTCTGGCTTAACAATGATTACCGGAATTTCGACCATTGGTTGGACACCCTGAACAGCAACAGGCGTAAAACTGTCCGCCGTGAGCGCAAGGCCTTGCACCGTGATAATGTCAGGGTGCAGACATTGACCGGATATGAAATTCCGGACCGCTATTTTGATCTTATGTATCACTGCTATGAATCTACCAATGATAAGTTCGGGGTTTGGAGCTGCAAATACCTTACTCCTGATTTTTTCGAGGGTCTGAAGCAGAATATGCGGGAAAATCTGATGTTTACTGTAGCCCTTCGGGGTAATGATCCTGATCCGCTGGCCCTCTCAATGTTTGTCTTTTCCGGGGATCAGCTCTGGGGCAGATATTGGGGCTGTTTTGAGGAAGTCCGCTTCCTCCATTTTGAACTTTGTTATTACGCTCCCATTGAATGGGCCGTGTCCAACGGTATAAACAACTATGATCCGGGCATGGGCGGTGAGCACAAAGCCAGACGCGGTTTTTTCTCTACTCCTTCGTACAGCCTGCACAAGTTCACCGATCCGTCCATGGACCTGACCTTCAAGACTTATATTCAGGAAGTGAATAACCTTGAAAATGGCTATATCAGCGAGATGAATGATCTGATGCCCGTAGGCCGAATGGATATGGGCAAGGACAGTAATTAG
- a CDS encoding LysR family transcriptional regulator: MELRQLRYFIAVAEELHFGRAARRVHIAQPPFSQQIKGLEEELGARLLERNSRKVRLTNEGRYFYKQAMDIVAQAEEAAATVGRMSKGEYGNIKVGFMEIAMDSLLPEAVRSFSHRYPGVSVRLSQFGASIQLERIRSGELDVGFSTVYLHAMEGLSSVKLFSRKHVLAVPEDHIFTAEKSVSLAEVARENLLLFPRSGQPDLYDAIMKAFTSRGLLPKVNQEISGLSGASALISSGMGVTFLPENSRVSRKGIAMVPISDEFPCMDIYMVWNREDYSNTAGVFMEWVADYFSVSRSFAGKVSGQ; this comes from the coding sequence ATGGAATTAAGACAGCTGAGATATTTTATTGCCGTGGCCGAGGAATTGCATTTTGGTCGTGCGGCTCGCAGGGTGCATATTGCCCAGCCTCCTTTTTCGCAGCAGATAAAAGGCCTTGAGGAAGAACTCGGAGCCCGTCTTCTGGAGCGCAACAGTCGTAAAGTACGGCTCACAAATGAAGGACGCTATTTCTACAAGCAGGCTATGGACATTGTGGCTCAGGCCGAAGAGGCTGCTGCAACTGTGGGGCGGATGTCCAAGGGGGAATACGGCAACATAAAGGTTGGATTCATGGAGATTGCCATGGACAGCCTTTTGCCGGAAGCGGTGCGTTCTTTCAGCCACAGATATCCCGGTGTTTCTGTGCGCCTCAGCCAGTTCGGCGCTTCAATTCAGCTAGAGAGAATCCGGTCCGGTGAATTGGATGTGGGGTTTTCAACTGTTTACCTTCATGCCATGGAAGGCTTATCGTCAGTAAAACTTTTTTCCAGAAAACATGTTCTTGCTGTGCCGGAAGATCATATCTTTACCGCTGAAAAAAGCGTATCATTGGCTGAAGTTGCACGGGAGAACCTGCTCCTGTTTCCCCGCAGCGGGCAGCCGGACCTTTACGATGCTATCATGAAAGCCTTTACCTCACGGGGGCTGTTGCCCAAGGTGAATCAGGAAATTTCCGGCCTTTCCGGTGCTTCCGCCTTGATATCGTCAGGCATGGGGGTGACTTTTCTCCCGGAGAACAGCAGGGTTTCACGCAAGGGAATTGCCATGGTTCCCATCAGTGACGAATTTCCCTGCATGGACATCTATATGGTCTGGAACAGGGAGGATTACTCCAATACGGCTGGAGTTTTTATGGAATGGGTTGCGGATTATTTTTCGGTATCAAGATCATTTGCCGGGAAAGTTAGCGGTCAGTAG
- a CDS encoding iron-sulfur cluster assembly scaffold protein codes for MTDNLDSLLSDIQQQCDDAAHDMFGEETSRWHNPTYARTMENPDSIGEMRGTCGDIIKIFLKIENNTIKEASFFTTGCGPSIVSSDMACELSMGKNIDEASEIGGENILERLGGLPEDKTHCAHLAASALQEALGNWIQKK; via the coding sequence ATGACCGATAATCTTGATAGTCTGCTTTCCGATATTCAGCAGCAGTGCGATGACGCAGCCCACGACATGTTCGGGGAGGAAACCTCCCGCTGGCACAACCCGACCTACGCCCGGACCATGGAAAACCCGGACAGCATAGGGGAAATGCGGGGAACCTGCGGCGATATCATCAAAATATTTCTCAAAATAGAAAACAATACCATTAAGGAAGCATCTTTCTTCACCACTGGATGCGGGCCAAGTATTGTCAGCAGTGACATGGCCTGCGAACTCAGCATGGGCAAAAACATTGACGAAGCCTCTGAAATAGGTGGGGAAAACATCCTCGAAAGACTCGGCGGATTACCCGAAGACAAAACCCACTGCGCGCATCTGGCAGCTTCAGCACTACAGGAAGCATTGGGAAACTGGATACAGAAAAAATAG
- a CDS encoding response regulator, with protein MKKISSYRLSTLVAAAICGMAIITALAMGGVFSYSYFSTLKHEFHDRVRAEGQESSLELYSFLHRAMARLGELSKDNSIRVAMMMGVDYPLTEKLSEYDQAPLGIDFFVLRKGDARIFSSSARPFDETYIQNALMNSPFRCSFCRVGRDGFITVFSLPILSRSEVVGSAACLVDFSRSELVSTFKNSFGSKLVLFEQGNAYDLITGQSLALSLGDSVGDDELVKVRLGEDTEGVLYRSALVSGLGYFVSNARLNESLQQTFLLLLPLFGVVIGLCIGVSLYLSSKLTRPLRTITTSAEDISRGLEEDIPGRESRITEISALGNALSAMLENLRRTRGLEQYQFFFDNVDDLVCITDMDGLFMKVNSGGADFLGYDRDEFLEKTVFELVPAYERETLRGLINSIFTEEGSRQFECPAVAKSGEIVYTDVRSRKITYHGQDVLLSVVRDVTDRKRDEDELQHYTAELLKAKEVEERNSSHMAETLKKLEEAMGKAEVANRTKSEFLAQMSHEIRTPMNSILGMADMLFDTSLTMEQRSYVSIFRDSGKALMNLINDILDLSKIESGKLTLENTKFNIDELVDEVAGIMSVSAWKKELVFACHVDPLCPTLFEGDPTRIKQILVNLLSNAIKFTDSGSVVLDISSSVGPEGRTALHMVVCDSGIGISEEKLKIIFDNFVQADSSTTRKYGGTGLGLSITRNLVELMNGQISVRNISSGGAEFRADIQVGGVDEIEADTCRIRSAMQDREILVIDERNLVRKYICKCLGEWGAKCLHAGDLNFACVQSDSCRSDAELVIISDRLGDEDGLSEVEAIKARLNNDNPMLCTLSSSPGVSSNRPEVNQLFGVKSSVFWPVTRGGLLKAMLDIYGDLPSGTEVREEMIELNPLRILVVDDSENNRILLEFLLKDTPFRLRFAVDGDEAVRIYRENNFDLVLMDIQMPVKNGLEATREIRGYELENGYPATPVVALTANDRKEDREACLEAGCSGFLTKPIKKISLIKGILKHSL; from the coding sequence ATGAAAAAAATATCTTCCTACAGACTTTCCACTCTAGTTGCTGCCGCAATATGCGGGATGGCCATTATCACTGCTCTCGCTATGGGCGGGGTCTTTTCTTACAGTTATTTTAGCACACTTAAACATGAATTTCATGACCGGGTACGGGCTGAGGGACAGGAATCCAGCCTTGAGCTTTATAGTTTTCTGCACCGTGCTATGGCCCGTCTTGGGGAACTTAGCAAGGATAACTCTATCCGGGTCGCCATGATGATGGGGGTGGATTACCCCCTGACCGAGAAGTTATCCGAGTATGACCAGGCCCCACTGGGAATTGATTTTTTTGTCTTGCGCAAGGGTGACGCCAGAATATTCAGCTCTTCGGCAAGGCCCTTCGATGAAACCTATATTCAAAATGCACTTATGAATTCTCCGTTCCGTTGTTCCTTTTGTCGGGTAGGCAGGGACGGATTTATAACAGTTTTTTCACTTCCCATCCTCAGCAGGTCGGAAGTTGTCGGCAGTGCCGCTTGTCTGGTGGATTTTTCAAGGTCGGAATTGGTTTCCACATTTAAGAATTCCTTTGGAAGCAAACTGGTCCTTTTTGAACAGGGGAATGCGTATGATCTTATTACAGGGCAGTCCCTTGCTTTGTCTCTGGGAGATTCTGTCGGTGATGACGAGCTTGTCAAGGTCAGGCTCGGCGAGGATACAGAGGGGGTTTTGTATCGTAGTGCGTTGGTTTCAGGACTTGGGTATTTTGTCTCCAATGCAAGGCTCAATGAGTCTTTGCAGCAAACATTCTTGCTGCTTCTGCCGTTGTTTGGAGTGGTCATAGGGCTTTGTATAGGTGTTTCGCTTTACTTGAGCAGTAAATTAACTCGCCCGCTGCGCACCATCACCACTTCCGCTGAAGATATTTCCAGGGGTTTGGAAGAGGATATTCCCGGCCGGGAGAGTCGCATTACTGAAATCAGCGCGCTGGGTAACGCTCTTTCCGCAATGCTTGAAAACTTGCGTCGTACCCGGGGGTTGGAACAGTATCAGTTCTTTTTTGATAATGTGGACGATTTGGTCTGCATAACTGATATGGATGGCCTTTTTATGAAGGTTAATAGCGGCGGGGCTGATTTTCTTGGATATGACCGCGATGAGTTTTTAGAGAAGACTGTTTTTGAACTTGTTCCAGCTTATGAGCGTGAAACCCTGCGCGGACTTATTAACAGTATTTTTACCGAAGAAGGTTCTCGGCAGTTTGAATGTCCGGCTGTGGCAAAATCTGGGGAGATTGTCTACACGGATGTGCGTAGTCGCAAGATTACTTATCATGGGCAGGATGTGCTGCTTAGTGTTGTCCGTGATGTAACTGACCGTAAGCGGGACGAAGATGAGTTGCAGCATTACACGGCGGAATTGCTGAAGGCTAAAGAGGTTGAGGAGCGCAATTCATCGCATATGGCGGAAACTCTCAAGAAGCTTGAAGAGGCCATGGGTAAAGCGGAGGTCGCCAACCGAACCAAGAGTGAATTTCTGGCTCAGATGAGTCATGAAATTCGTACTCCCATGAATTCTATTCTGGGTATGGCTGATATGCTTTTCGATACCAGCCTGACCATGGAGCAACGGAGCTATGTCTCCATTTTCAGGGATTCCGGCAAGGCGTTGATGAATCTCATTAATGACATTCTTGATCTGTCCAAGATCGAGTCCGGCAAACTTACTCTTGAAAATACAAAATTTAATATTGATGAGCTTGTGGACGAAGTTGCCGGGATCATGTCCGTAAGCGCGTGGAAGAAAGAACTGGTTTTTGCCTGCCATGTAGACCCGCTTTGTCCAACCCTTTTCGAGGGTGATCCGACCAGAATAAAACAGATTCTCGTCAACCTGCTCAGCAACGCGATAAAGTTTACTGATTCAGGTTCTGTGGTTTTGGATATTTCTAGTTCTGTCGGTCCGGAAGGCAGGACTGCTTTGCATATGGTCGTGTGTGACAGTGGGATAGGAATTTCGGAAGAAAAGCTCAAAATTATTTTTGATAATTTTGTACAGGCTGACTCTTCCACGACCCGCAAGTACGGCGGTACAGGGCTTGGGCTATCTATTACCCGTAATTTAGTTGAGCTAATGAACGGGCAGATCAGTGTTCGCAATATATCATCCGGCGGAGCCGAGTTCCGGGCCGATATTCAGGTCGGCGGAGTTGATGAAATAGAAGCGGATACATGCAGAATCAGGTCGGCAATGCAGGATCGCGAAATTCTGGTCATCGATGAACGGAATTTGGTCAGGAAGTATATCTGCAAATGTCTTGGCGAGTGGGGTGCTAAATGTTTGCATGCCGGGGATTTGAATTTTGCCTGTGTGCAGAGCGACTCCTGCCGCAGTGATGCTGAGTTGGTTATTATTTCTGATCGGCTCGGCGATGAAGACGGATTAAGTGAAGTCGAAGCCATCAAGGCCCGGTTGAATAACGATAATCCTATGCTCTGCACTCTCTCCTCTTCTCCCGGAGTCAGCAGCAACCGTCCGGAAGTAAACCAGCTTTTCGGAGTCAAAAGTAGTGTGTTCTGGCCTGTGACCAGAGGCGGACTACTTAAGGCCATGCTTGATATCTATGGCGATCTTCCTTCTGGAACAGAGGTTCGGGAAGAAATGATTGAGCTGAATCCACTAAGAATTCTTGTGGTTGATGATTCGGAAAACAATCGTATACTGCTTGAATTTCTCCTGAAGGATACTCCTTTTAGGCTCCGTTTTGCCGTGGACGGCGATGAAGCTGTCCGTATTTACCGTGAAAATAATTTTGATCTGGTACTGATGGATATCCAGATGCCTGTAAAAAACGGTTTAGAAGCTACCCGCGAAATCAGGGGGTATGAGTTGGAAAACGGGTACCCGGCCACACCTGTGGTAGCTCTTACGGCTAATGACAGGAAAGAAGACAGGGAAGCCTGCCTTGAGGCCGGGTGTAGTGGCTTTTTGACCAAGCCGATTAAAAAGATTTCCTTGATAAAGGGTATTCTCAAGCACAGCTTATAA
- a CDS encoding endonuclease/exonuclease/phosphatase, translating to MYTFLKLFTSVLLCGLIFVAGYFLIKWFTDPVYRIGVLEKGQVLKFNEEVQSAEVDDGKLKVLSYNLGFAAGSVQHTLADEHPETFFTTNLDSFIDLVRAEDANIVLLQEVDLDSKRSWYMNQLNYIMDRLGWGYAAPVVDWDMFFPLRKERKITKATVVISKFPIVSNEYVQTSCKPNFENSILNIFYYPLLWKSSMQRVAVEVGGKRIDVYNVHLCVWNRAARVAQARYLAEWIKRESFGVEFLIGGDFNFQAYIRGTPIPEADLRKAPFLNQLREDLDGVGEVLSNPGDSAEMLHKNFTFAERKHRYDFLFYSKGLLPGSAKVVDTISASDHYPVFGEFSSVK from the coding sequence ATGTATACTTTTTTAAAGTTGTTTACATCTGTTTTATTGTGTGGGCTTATTTTTGTTGCCGGTTATTTTCTGATCAAATGGTTTACTGATCCGGTTTATCGGATAGGGGTGTTGGAAAAAGGTCAGGTTCTTAAGTTCAATGAAGAAGTTCAATCCGCAGAGGTTGATGATGGAAAACTAAAGGTATTGAGCTACAATCTGGGGTTTGCGGCTGGATCGGTGCAGCACACGCTTGCCGATGAACACCCCGAAACCTTTTTCACCACCAATCTGGATAGTTTTATTGATCTGGTCAGGGCGGAAGATGCGAATATAGTGCTGCTTCAGGAAGTAGATCTTGATTCTAAGCGTTCATGGTATATGAACCAGTTGAATTATATCATGGATAGATTGGGTTGGGGGTATGCCGCTCCGGTGGTTGATTGGGATATGTTCTTTCCCCTTCGTAAAGAGCGTAAGATTACCAAGGCTACGGTTGTAATTTCCAAATTTCCTATTGTATCCAATGAATATGTCCAGACTTCCTGCAAACCTAATTTTGAAAATAGTATCCTGAACATTTTTTATTATCCTTTGCTCTGGAAATCTTCCATGCAGCGGGTTGCGGTAGAGGTTGGTGGTAAGCGGATCGATGTTTACAATGTCCATCTCTGCGTCTGGAACAGGGCGGCTCGGGTGGCGCAGGCAAGGTATCTTGCCGAGTGGATAAAGAGGGAAAGCTTCGGTGTGGAATTTCTGATTGGCGGTGATTTTAATTTTCAAGCATATATCAGGGGAACCCCGATTCCTGAAGCCGATCTCCGCAAGGCTCCTTTTCTCAATCAGTTGCGAGAGGATTTGGACGGAGTAGGTGAAGTTCTCAGCAACCCGGGAGATTCTGCTGAAATGTTGCATAAAAATTTTACCTTTGCCGAGCGCAAACATCGTTATGATTTTCTTTTTTATTCAAAAGGATTGCTTCCGGGGTCGGCAAAAGTCGTGGATACCATTTCTGCTTCCGATCATTACCCTGTCTTTGGGGAATTTTCCTCTGTAAAATAG